Sequence from the Panicum virgatum strain AP13 chromosome 5N, P.virgatum_v5, whole genome shotgun sequence genome:
CGTGGTGGAGCACGAGAGCAACCAGGGGGGCATGCGGCTGCGTGCCGAACCCGTTATCCCGGCGGCACAGAATGACGTGTGGGACCCAGATGCCAGTGGGACAAAGCTCGCGTGTGCTTTCTCAGTTCTGGTTCACCGACATGTGGGCCCGGATTGGTGTCTTGTGGCCTGTGGGCTACCGTGTTCGAGTCGGTTGTGGAGCGGAATCCGCCGCCGACTCCGGCTCTGCGCCTGCGTCGTGAGCACTCCCATAAATACTGGGTTTTGCTCTTCGATGCCCGTGCCGTGCGAAGTTCGTAGCGAGAAGAAGAGGATTTGGCCGGCGGAACGAGTCCCTGCAGATTTCCTGATGGTATGTACTGGCTCTGATTCAGAACCCATCTCTCAAATTCCTTCTGGTTCCGTCAGTCGTTTTCTTCAGTTCTTCAGAGTTCGATCGATCCGTAAACTGTGATGTGTTCTTGGTCGATCTTGTTCTCTGCTTGTTTTTGGGGAGGGATTACGATATGATGCAGCAAAACAAACTGATTCGTTAGGCTCGTTGCTGTAGTGTATCCAAGATGAAGTTACTGCCACTAGTTTGTCAATTTGGGGAGCATGAACTTGATCTTCAACTAACCGTGATCTTCACGCGCAGTATTTCCAGGAGTACCTCAACCTGCAGCACCGGGCGTTCGTGCAGTACTACCGCTGCCTGTCGATGTCTCTCCTGAACAAGGAGAATATCGACGAGGACGGGAACTGGGGTAAGCCTTAGCTTCGCTATCTGTTTCTTTTCCTGCGGAACGCCGAGACGTGTTCTGATTCTAACATTTTAACATTCTGATGAAGCTGCGTCGTAATCGTGCAGTTATCATGCCGCCATCTGCCCTTGATCGCCTTAGCCGCCTCAACGTCGAGTACCCGATGCTGTTCCAGATCAAGAACCCCAGCACGGAGCGCGTCACGCACTGCGGCGTGCACGAGTTCGTCGCCGAGGAAGGGTTCATCCACATGCCGACCAGGGTGAGCATCTATCTCTGCTGCAGatttgcaggcttgcagcagtTCTTGGATAATGATTTTCAGTCGCCATGAAACCAAACTGACGTTGCTTGCATCTCtctgctttctttcttttttttctttctcttgttCAGTTGATGGAGCACCTGGGTGTCCAGGAGAACGAGCTCGTGTTGGTGAGGAACACGCTGCTGCCCACGGCCACCTTCGTCAAGCTGCAGCCGCACACCACGGACTTCCTCGACGTCTCCCACCACAAGGAACTGTGAGTGCCTGGCGACGGaaactttgattttttttttcttcagactTTGTGGGTGAACCGTGAACATTCAGATAACATTTGACCTCTGAATTTGCCCGTGCAGGCTGGAGAACAACTTCCGCAAGTTCATCTGCTTGACCGCCGGCGAGACGATCGTGGTGACGGAGGGCGAGCGGCGGTACTACCTGGACGTGTtggaggcgcggccggccgaGGCGGTCCGCACCATCGACACTGACTGCGCCGTGGACTTCGCGCCACCGCTCGACTACGTGGAGCCGGCACCCGCGCCGGCCCCGGCACCCGGCGCCAGCCAGGCCAACGGCAAGCTGCCCCGGTTCACTGGCGTCGCGGCGCGGATGGACGGCAAGCCGGTGGAGcaggcgccgcccgcgccggtgcCCGTGGGCAGGCAGGCTGACCTGCCGCGGCAGCCAGCCCAGTTCACCGGCGTCGCGGCGCGGATAGACGGCAAGCCAGTGGAGCTGCCGCCGCCTACgccgtctccggcggcggcgagcgccggtGCTCTGGGCGCACCGAAGAGCAAGGTTCGACTCGGCGCCCCCTCCGCGGCTGGCAGCGGCAATGGGAGAGGCGTGAGCAAGGCGGAGGCGGCTGGAGGCAAGGAACAGGAGAAGCTCTTTGTCGGGACTCAGTATTCCTTGAAGGACTGATGAAATAAAAGATCCTTCTTGTTTTGTAATTCTCGCGGCCATCTAGAACAGAAGTGTGACTTTGATTTGATTTTTCGAGAATTTCAGATATGCTTTTGTAGACTCTGGGCGAGTTCAAGTGCATTGGAATTGAACTTGTACTTTATCTTGTCTTTAGCTACATAAAAAACGATGGCAAATTTTTGAGGTTTTGTTTGCTCGTAAATACTATTAAGTTTTTTATCATGCTGTGTTTTCCTGTGCGCCACGCAAATTACGTTCAAAATCAAATTTTCAAATTGTGTTTTCATGAAGTATTCTTTCATGGCAAGGGGATGTGGAGTGCTAGTGCATACAGTTGCCATTACCTTTGGCATTTCGATAAAATATCTCCAATAGATTACTTATCACTCTCTccaatattaaaaaaataatattttggtgAATGGAAGTACTCTAGCGCATCTCCCTCTCACCTAAATGAAGAGGATTTATCCCTCTATCATATCCTTAGTGATTGGATTTTGAAGATCTGTTGTAGCAACCATtaaaaaacataaaaatagtTATTGGTAATGGAGAAACAGAGTGTATTTTAGGGTATAAGGTATAAACAATTTTTTGGAGATGGTATAATATCTGATATACTAATACCCTCTTGGTTCAATCCTAACCCATATTGCATATGAATATATGTGAAAATTTAAATTGTGTTGGCATAAGGCATCAACAAGAAAATAAAGTACAATGTATAGCAATTTGTAAAATTGCAGCATTCATACGTGCATCATACTAAGTCACAATCGAGTGACACTTTGGTCACTGGAACAATGTCCAACATAGACTTTAACTAGTTTTATTTTTGTAAAACATTTACAAGACACACCTTAAGTTATACTTTTATCAAACTACATTTAAAGGCAAATCTACTTGTATTATTTTCAAATACCAAAGCTAACACACAAGTAATATGCATCCACAGTCAGAAATGGCGTAGTACAGCCAGAAGAAAGTACTACGCTGTTTAATAGTTCAAAATCTTGTAAAAGGTTGAATTTTTATTTAGAACATATAGATCTCGAAGAAATCTCTCGGAGCCGAAAGCTTGTCTGTTCTGTACATCCTAATCCCATAATGTTCAGCATATGAATTATGTGAAAAGGTAGGGGGTTGTCCGCTAATATTTCGGGAACGCTGGAGGTCTGGAGCTTGCTAGTCGGGAGCGAAGAGCCGAAGAGGACGACGCAGCAAAAGGACAAGACTCCCAAAAGCCCCGAACCCGTCTCCTCCCCCgcctccggcgagccccgccgccgccgccgccgagatgTCGTCGGTGACCCGCCCGCGGCGGGAGTCCGACTTCGCCCTCTTCCCGTCGTCCACCCCCATCGTCATCGACAACGGTGCCTCCACCTTCCGAATCGGGTACGAGGTCCCCGGCGCGCCGCGGGGactccccaaaccctaaccctagcaagcCTCCGAGGAATCCCTGTAACTCTGTGGTCGCCCCCCGTGCAGGTGGGCGGGCGAGACGGAGCCGCGCGTCGCGTTCCGCAACGTCGTGCAGAGGCCGCGCCACCGCAGCACGGGTACGCCGCATTACGCCTCTTAGCATGCTAATTCGTCGGCCTGGTGGCTGGCTGCTGTGTGAAGGTGTCGATTTTGTGTTCTGGTCTTTGCTCCCTACTGTTCGGCTTCGGAAATTGAGTGTGCCGTTTCACGCTGGTGATTGAATTTCACTTTCTTCCTAGTTGTTTCGAACCGTCGTTATTGTTGTGGGGATACATAAGCTTTCGCTGTTTTGTTTGTTTCCGTAACTTGTTCGGCAGCAAGTGATCGTTTGGGAC
This genomic interval carries:
- the LOC120673849 gene encoding ubiquitin recognition factor in ER-associated degradation protein 1-like: MRLRAEPVIPAAQNDVWDPDASGTKLACAFSVLVHRHVGPDWCLVACGLPCSSRLWSGIRRRLRLCACVVSTPINTGFCSSMPVPCEVRSEKKRIWPAERVPADFLMYFQEYLNLQHRAFVQYYRCLSMSLLNKENIDEDGNWVIMPPSALDRLSRLNVEYPMLFQIKNPSTERVTHCGVHEFVAEEGFIHMPTRLMEHLGVQENELVLVRNTLLPTATFVKLQPHTTDFLDVSHHKELLENNFRKFICLTAGETIVVTEGERRYYLDVLEARPAEAVRTIDTDCAVDFAPPLDYVEPAPAPAPAPGASQANGKLPRFTGVAARMDGKPVEQAPPAPVPVGRQADLPRQPAQFTGVAARIDGKPVELPPPTPSPAAASAGALGAPKSKVRLGAPSAAGSGNGRGVSKAEAAGGKEQEKLFVGTQYSLKD